A stretch of the Desulfobacter sp. genome encodes the following:
- a CDS encoding efflux RND transporter periplasmic adaptor subunit yields MRLHVWIVYFSLFLFFLNSGCQKAEEAPKPPPPPEVGVYEIFAQDVPIYKIFVGQAYGVKDIAIRARVEGFLKEIHFKEGSAVKANDLLYIIESQPFEAEVASKQGLLAEVNTKQVKAQRDLERYRPLAEKNAVSQSDLDGAVAAYEAAKASVEAAKANLRAARIQMGYTQIYSPINGIIGKTQAKVGDFVGRDPNPVILNMVSNTDQVLVEFFLNESQYLGIARHMAEVGHKAAEEYDPDIRMILSDGSVYPHKGQPNFMDREIDPATGAILVQVSFPNPDNLIRPGQFAKIKLRADEVAGGILIPQRCVSELQGIQRVFVVDKENIVHERRIELGPTIDNFWLVTKGLKSGESIIYEGLQKVGDGAKVRPKKTQVDRIPRDGE; encoded by the coding sequence ATGAGATTACATGTTTGGATCGTTTATTTTTCTTTATTTCTGTTTTTTTTAAATTCTGGTTGCCAAAAGGCGGAAGAGGCACCCAAACCGCCTCCGCCTCCGGAAGTGGGGGTGTATGAAATCTTTGCCCAGGATGTCCCTATCTATAAAATTTTTGTGGGTCAGGCATACGGGGTAAAAGACATTGCCATCCGGGCCCGGGTGGAAGGGTTTTTAAAAGAAATTCATTTTAAGGAAGGGTCGGCAGTCAAAGCCAATGACCTGCTTTATATTATTGAAAGTCAGCCCTTTGAGGCTGAAGTGGCCTCCAAACAGGGGCTTTTGGCAGAGGTCAACACCAAACAGGTCAAGGCCCAAAGAGACCTTGAGCGATATCGTCCCCTGGCCGAAAAAAATGCGGTTTCCCAAAGTGATCTGGACGGGGCTGTTGCGGCCTATGAAGCGGCCAAAGCCTCTGTGGAAGCGGCCAAAGCCAATTTGAGGGCTGCCCGCATTCAGATGGGGTATACTCAGATTTATTCTCCCATTAACGGGATCATCGGAAAAACCCAGGCCAAGGTGGGGGATTTTGTGGGGCGGGACCCGAATCCCGTGATTTTGAATATGGTTTCCAATACCGACCAGGTATTGGTTGAATTTTTCCTTAACGAGTCCCAGTATCTGGGCATTGCCCGCCACATGGCCGAGGTGGGGCACAAGGCCGCAGAAGAGTATGACCCTGATATCCGGATGATTCTTTCAGACGGCTCTGTCTATCCTCACAAGGGTCAGCCCAATTTTATGGACCGGGAGATTGATCCTGCCACAGGCGCCATCCTGGTTCAGGTCTCTTTTCCCAACCCTGATAATTTAATCCGGCCGGGTCAGTTTGCCAAGATAAAACTCAGGGCAGACGAGGTGGCCGGCGGGATTCTCATTCCCCAGCGTTGTGTGAGCGAGCTTCAGGGCATTCAGCGGGTATTTGTTGTGGACAAGGAAAATATAGTTCACGAGCGCAGGATAGAACTCGGGCCCACCATTGATAATTTCTGGCTGGTCACCAAGGGGCTGAAGTCCGGGGAGAGCATCATTTATGAAGGGCTGCAAAAAGTGGGTGACGGGGCCAAAGTAAGGCCTAAAAAGACCCAGGTGGACCGCATCCCGAGGGATGGAGAATAA
- a CDS encoding cupin domain-containing protein: MKTGKVNQRIISFMEKREMDIQGLAAASGLDPNFIDTMLKEDVYPPLGPLMKIARALGVRLGTFLDDQTTADPYIVRQAERAAEFSVLGGKNKAAALNFYALGKGKADRHMEPFFVEIMPESAREKVLSSHEGEEFIAVISGSVEVIYGNKIHILDPGDSVYYNSIVPHYVSCAGEEKAEIHAVIYIPE; the protein is encoded by the coding sequence ATGAAGACCGGAAAAGTAAATCAACGGATCATATCGTTCATGGAAAAACGGGAAATGGATATCCAGGGTCTTGCCGCGGCCAGCGGCCTGGATCCGAATTTTATCGACACCATGCTCAAAGAGGACGTCTATCCGCCCCTAGGCCCTTTGATGAAAATTGCACGGGCGTTGGGAGTCCGGCTGGGCACCTTCCTGGATGACCAGACAACCGCAGATCCCTATATTGTCCGCCAGGCGGAGCGGGCCGCGGAATTTTCCGTGCTCGGCGGCAAAAACAAGGCCGCGGCCTTAAATTTTTATGCCCTGGGCAAGGGCAAGGCAGACCGCCACATGGAACCTTTTTTCGTGGAAATCATGCCCGAATCCGCCAGGGAAAAGGTGTTGTCCTCCCACGAGGGGGAAGAATTCATTGCCGTGATCTCAGGCTCGGTTGAAGTCATATACGGAAACAAAATCCATATCCTCGATCCTGGAGATTCGGTTTATTACAATTCCATTGTTCCCCACTATGTTTCCTGTGCAGGCGAAGAAAAAGCAGAAATCCACGCGGTGATCTACATACCGGAATAG
- a CDS encoding AMP-binding protein, whose protein sequence is MDDNIELKELTLGQILDRTVEKFPDNPAIVYVDREFRLTYKEFSNVVDETAKGLMALGVKKGEKVAVWATNIPFWVTLQFATAKIGAILLTVNTNYKTAELEYLLTQSQAENLFLIDSFQDTDYINTVYELVPELKTCQRGHLKTAKFPHLKRVGFLGPEKHRGMYTIPEIRALSVMVNEEEYLARQESLTPHDVVNMQYTSGTTGFPKGVMLTHYNIGNNGYWIGANQNFSENDRLCLPVPLFHCFGCVLGVLAAVNHGTCMVVLEGFDPIQVMASVEQEKCTALYGVPTIFIAVLEHPMFDKFDFSSLRTGIMAGSNCPTHVMEQVIQKMHMTEITICYGLTEASPVMTYTRIEDDLRVRVETVGRALPHIEVKIIDPETGKELGTGEQGEVCCRGYSVMKGYYNNPEATAEAIDKEGWLHSGDLGILDRQGNLSITGRHKDMIIRGGENIYPREIEEFLYRMDEIMDVQVAAVPSEKYGEEVGAFVILKEGSDIDPSDVSDFCRGKISRYKIPRYVHFTKEYPMTASGKIQKYKLTQMSCDIWPDRR, encoded by the coding sequence ATGGATGATAATATCGAATTAAAAGAGCTGACCCTGGGCCAGATCCTGGACCGCACTGTTGAAAAATTCCCGGACAACCCGGCCATTGTCTATGTGGACAGGGAGTTTCGCCTCACCTACAAAGAATTTTCAAATGTGGTGGATGAAACGGCAAAAGGCCTTATGGCCCTGGGGGTAAAAAAAGGCGAAAAAGTCGCGGTATGGGCCACCAACATCCCCTTCTGGGTTACGCTTCAATTTGCCACAGCCAAAATCGGGGCCATTTTGCTCACGGTGAATACCAACTATAAGACAGCCGAACTTGAGTACCTGCTCACCCAGTCCCAAGCTGAAAATTTATTTTTAATCGACAGTTTCCAGGATACAGACTACATCAACACGGTGTACGAACTTGTGCCCGAACTGAAAACCTGTCAGCGGGGCCATTTAAAGACCGCCAAATTTCCCCACCTCAAACGGGTGGGATTTTTGGGACCTGAAAAACACAGGGGCATGTACACCATCCCTGAAATCCGGGCCTTGTCCGTCATGGTCAATGAGGAAGAATACCTTGCCCGCCAGGAAAGCCTGACTCCCCATGATGTGGTCAACATGCAGTACACCTCGGGCACCACGGGATTTCCCAAAGGGGTGATGCTCACCCATTATAATATCGGAAACAACGGGTACTGGATCGGGGCCAACCAGAATTTCAGCGAAAATGACAGGCTCTGCCTGCCGGTGCCGTTATTCCACTGCTTTGGCTGTGTCTTAGGGGTATTGGCTGCCGTGAACCACGGCACCTGCATGGTGGTGCTTGAAGGATTTGATCCCATCCAGGTCATGGCATCGGTGGAACAGGAAAAATGCACGGCCCTTTACGGGGTCCCCACCATATTCATTGCCGTACTCGAACACCCCATGTTTGACAAGTTTGATTTTTCCTCTCTGCGAACCGGCATCATGGCCGGATCCAACTGCCCCACCCATGTCATGGAGCAGGTGATCCAAAAAATGCACATGACCGAGATCACCATCTGCTACGGACTGACCGAAGCCTCCCCTGTCATGACCTATACAAGGATAGAAGACGATCTCCGGGTCCGGGTGGAAACCGTGGGCCGGGCCCTGCCCCATATTGAGGTCAAAATCATTGATCCTGAAACCGGCAAAGAGCTGGGCACAGGAGAGCAAGGAGAGGTCTGCTGCCGGGGATACAGCGTGATGAAAGGATATTATAACAATCCTGAGGCCACGGCAGAGGCCATTGACAAGGAGGGCTGGCTCCATTCAGGAGACCTGGGCATCCTGGACCGCCAGGGGAATCTGTCCATCACAGGTCGGCACAAGGATATGATCATCCGGGGCGGAGAAAACATCTATCCCAGAGAAATCGAAGAATTTCTCTACCGCATGGATGAAATCATGGATGTTCAGGTGGCGGCCGTGCCCAGTGAAAAATACGGAGAAGAGGTAGGCGCATTTGTCATTCTCAAGGAAGGGTCAGATATTGACCCAAGTGATGTCTCTGATTTTTGCCGGGGAAAAATCAGCCGGTATAAAATCCCCAGATACGTCCATTTTACAAAAGAATACCCCATGACTGCCTCGGGTAAAATCCAAAAGTACAAATTAACACAAATGTCCTGCGATATCTGGCCGGACAGACGATAA
- a CDS encoding thiamine ABC transporter substrate-binding protein, translating to MILLVSSFAALCFAGEPQVTLMTHDSFGMSKQVLADFETALGAKLRILKSGDAGEALNKAILSKNNPLADIFYGVDNTFLSRALDEDLFDAYPPKGLEDIDPALILDKRHRLIPVDYGDVCLNYDIAWFKKNSLQPPQSLEDLILPQYKGSLVVQNPATSSPGLAFLLATISRFGQNKYIDYWQKLKANDLLIVNGWKDAYWGHFTAASKGSRPMVVSYASSPAAEVFYAKTPPKTAPTGVMTGNGSAFRQVEFAGILKNSPNPVLAKKAMDFILSTRFQEDIPLQMFVFPANKRAVLPEVFKTHAKITKNPAQLSHERINKNRDKWIREWTEHML from the coding sequence ATGATCCTCCTGGTGAGCAGCTTTGCTGCTTTATGTTTTGCCGGTGAACCCCAGGTTACCCTCATGACCCATGACAGCTTTGGCATGAGCAAACAAGTGCTGGCAGATTTTGAAACTGCCCTGGGGGCAAAACTGCGTATCCTGAAATCCGGAGATGCAGGAGAGGCTTTGAACAAAGCCATTTTATCCAAGAACAACCCTTTGGCAGACATTTTCTACGGGGTAGACAACACCTTTCTAAGCCGGGCCCTGGATGAAGACCTTTTTGACGCTTACCCGCCCAAAGGGCTTGAAGACATAGACCCTGCACTGATCCTTGATAAGAGACACCGGCTGATCCCGGTGGATTACGGGGATGTCTGCCTCAACTATGATATTGCATGGTTTAAAAAAAACAGCCTCCAGCCCCCCCAAAGCCTTGAGGACCTGATCCTTCCCCAATACAAAGGTTCTCTTGTTGTCCAGAATCCGGCCACCTCGTCTCCTGGCCTGGCCTTTTTGCTTGCCACCATCAGCCGGTTCGGCCAGAACAAATATATCGACTATTGGCAAAAACTCAAAGCCAATGATCTTCTGATTGTCAACGGATGGAAAGATGCCTATTGGGGGCATTTTACAGCGGCCTCCAAGGGCAGCCGTCCCATGGTCGTCTCCTATGCCTCAAGCCCTGCCGCTGAAGTATTTTATGCTAAAACGCCTCCAAAGACGGCCCCCACAGGGGTTATGACCGGCAATGGATCAGCCTTCAGACAGGTTGAATTTGCCGGTATCCTGAAAAACAGCCCCAACCCTGTTCTGGCAAAAAAAGCCATGGACTTTATCCTTTCAACAAGGTTCCAGGAAGATATCCCCCTGCAGATGTTTGTATTCCCGGCAAACAAAAGAGCGGTTCTGCCCGAAGTCTTCAAAACCCATGCGAAGATCACCAAAAATCCTGCCCAATTGTCCCATGAGCGTATCAATAAAAACCGGGACAAATGGATCCGGGAGTGGACGGAACATATGCTCTAA
- a CDS encoding iron ABC transporter permease, translating into MDGTYALMRSSPYTHTYFIAGLVPGVFFALLYFYPLSGIFAKSFFPKGSIDFSFLNQVSPRMMKIIWFTFWQAAVSTGLTLAFALPCAFVMSHYTFRGKTLLRLIASIPFVLPAVVVGAALDACFGQKGMILCLNQPLTLIFIAHVFYNFSVMLRILTGFWTSLGTDLQEAAACLGAKPAQVFFHITLPLLRPAIWAGAILVFIFCFSSFGIILILGGPSYSTIESEIYRQAAHIFNLPLASFLSLIQILFTFGLMAMYTKFSKKAALLTPKTGPSGLKPARTCLEKAMVWGMALFILLLCLAPLLSLALRSLIHEGQFSLIYYRTIFENTTCSIFYIPPFNAIQFSFVFAAVALVIAMVTGICAALFVYHCDQKPKHKIVAFFDPIFMLPLSTSAVTLGFGIIITLDRPPLNLRTSVFLIPLVHALVGFPFVLRAILPALRSISPQIREAAALLGASPIQVLRFIDLPLMTRALVAAAVFAFTISLGEFGATIFTASPDTPTIPLAIYRFLGQPGALNYGQAMAISTILMIVTAAGYILIENFRGQNAQGI; encoded by the coding sequence GTGGACGGAACATATGCTCTAATGAGGTCATCCCCCTATACCCATACCTATTTTATAGCCGGACTGGTGCCCGGCGTGTTCTTTGCTCTGCTCTATTTTTACCCTTTGTCAGGCATCTTTGCCAAAAGTTTTTTTCCCAAAGGAAGCATCGATTTTTCCTTTCTGAACCAGGTATCCCCACGGATGATGAAAATCATCTGGTTTACCTTTTGGCAGGCAGCCGTGTCCACAGGCCTGACCCTGGCGTTTGCCCTGCCCTGCGCCTTTGTGATGTCCCATTATACCTTTAGGGGAAAAACCCTGCTGCGCCTGATTGCCTCCATCCCCTTTGTCCTGCCCGCGGTTGTGGTAGGCGCCGCTTTGGACGCCTGTTTCGGACAAAAGGGGATGATCCTCTGTCTAAACCAGCCCCTGACCCTGATATTCATTGCCCATGTTTTTTATAATTTTTCCGTGATGCTCAGAATTTTAACCGGCTTTTGGACCTCTCTTGGAACAGATCTCCAGGAGGCTGCGGCCTGTCTGGGAGCAAAGCCTGCTCAAGTCTTTTTCCACATCACCCTGCCCCTGCTGCGACCGGCCATCTGGGCCGGGGCAATTTTGGTTTTTATCTTCTGCTTTTCCAGTTTCGGCATCATCCTTATTTTGGGCGGGCCCTCTTATTCCACCATTGAGTCTGAGATTTACCGCCAGGCCGCACACATCTTTAATCTGCCCCTGGCCTCGTTCTTATCCCTGATTCAGATTTTATTCACCTTCGGGCTCATGGCCATGTATACCAAATTCTCAAAAAAGGCGGCACTATTGACCCCCAAAACAGGCCCCTCAGGTCTTAAACCTGCCAGGACCTGTTTAGAAAAGGCCATGGTTTGGGGAATGGCCCTGTTTATACTTCTTTTATGCCTGGCCCCCCTTTTATCCCTTGCCCTAAGATCTCTGATCCATGAGGGACAATTCTCCCTGATTTATTACCGGACAATTTTTGAAAATACCACCTGTTCAATCTTTTATATCCCCCCTTTCAATGCCATACAATTCTCGTTCGTCTTTGCGGCCGTAGCCCTTGTCATTGCCATGGTCACAGGCATTTGTGCAGCCTTGTTTGTCTACCATTGCGACCAGAAACCAAAGCATAAAATAGTTGCCTTTTTCGACCCTATTTTCATGCTGCCCCTGAGCACATCGGCGGTGACCTTAGGATTTGGCATCATCATTACTTTGGACCGGCCCCCATTGAACCTGAGAACCTCTGTTTTTCTCATCCCCCTGGTCCATGCCTTAGTCGGGTTCCCCTTTGTACTCAGAGCCATTTTACCGGCCCTGAGAAGCATTTCCCCCCAGATCAGGGAAGCGGCCGCCCTTTTAGGCGCCTCTCCCATTCAAGTTTTAAGATTCATTGATCTGCCCCTGATGACCAGGGCCCTTGTGGCCGCCGCCGTGTTTGCCTTTACCATCAGTCTCGGGGAATTCGGGGCCACCATTTTCACGGCCAGTCCGGACACCCCGACCATCCCCTTAGCCATCTACAGATTCTTAGGCCAGCCCGGGGCCTTGAACTACGGCCAGGCCATGGCCATATCCACCATTTTAATGATTGTCACGGCAGCAGGCTATATCCTCATAGAAAATTTCAGAGGCCAAAACGCCCAAGGAATATAA
- a CDS encoding ABC transporter ATP-binding protein has translation MENQLELTGISKKDDQGEILLDSLDLCLAKGSRLSVLGPSGSGKTTLLRMIAGLEHPDKGDIRFNGKSILALPPHRRNFGLMFQEYALFPHLNVFENIAFGLKMAGHPPKKQTIRVEEMLELTQLQGFKNRCVDELSGGERQRVALARTLAPEPDLLMLDEPLSSLDRVLRKQLLAQLTQILSQLCITTIFVTHDHEEAFAAGSRVVLMNQGKIQQQGPPEDLLNRPANPWVKMFME, from the coding sequence ATGGAAAATCAATTGGAATTAACAGGGATTTCAAAAAAAGATGACCAGGGTGAAATCCTCTTGGACAGCCTGGATCTTTGCCTTGCCAAGGGAAGCCGCCTGTCCGTACTGGGGCCGTCAGGAAGCGGGAAAACCACGCTGCTGAGAATGATCGCAGGCCTTGAACACCCGGACAAAGGAGATATCCGGTTTAATGGAAAATCCATTCTGGCCCTGCCCCCCCACCGGCGGAATTTCGGCCTCATGTTCCAGGAATATGCCCTGTTCCCCCATTTAAACGTCTTCGAAAACATAGCGTTTGGCTTGAAAATGGCGGGCCACCCCCCAAAAAAACAAACCATCCGGGTGGAAGAGATGCTGGAACTGACCCAACTTCAGGGATTTAAAAACCGCTGTGTGGATGAGTTGTCCGGGGGAGAACGCCAGCGGGTGGCCCTGGCCCGAACCCTGGCACCGGAGCCTGACCTGCTCATGCTCGACGAGCCTCTAAGCTCCCTGGACCGGGTATTGAGAAAGCAGCTTCTGGCCCAGCTGACCCAAATTCTATCCCAGCTTTGCATCACCACCATCTTTGTCACCCATGACCACGAAGAGGCCTTTGCCGCAGGCAGCCGGGTGGTGCTCATGAACCAGGGAAAAATTCAGCAGCAGGGACCTCCTGAAGATCTGCTCAATAGACCTGCCAACCCCTGGGTCAAAATGTTCATGGAATAG
- a CDS encoding helix-turn-helix transcriptional regulator codes for MNPFDFSIIRTLRMKRGITAEALAGRAKMTRATVAKLESGRGNPTIDTVSALGNVFGLTAAELIQMAETKEGEAGKTAPYEKDGLKGFRVGFSDFEIYHLTAEAGTKAVSEAGLHKNTAEICLVISGRIRVSLLDAVHDLGPGEAVRFKALQGHELDIISDSSFLLIHINPA; via the coding sequence ATGAACCCATTTGATTTTTCCATAATCAGAACCCTTCGCATGAAGCGGGGGATTACAGCTGAAGCGCTTGCCGGCCGTGCCAAGATGACCCGAGCCACTGTGGCCAAACTTGAATCCGGCAGGGGCAACCCGACCATTGATACTGTTTCAGCATTGGGAAATGTGTTTGGGCTGACTGCGGCTGAACTGATTCAAATGGCAGAGACAAAAGAGGGTGAGGCGGGTAAAACCGCCCCCTATGAAAAGGATGGGCTAAAGGGATTTCGGGTAGGATTTTCCGATTTTGAAATTTACCATCTCACAGCCGAGGCCGGGACAAAGGCCGTATCAGAGGCAGGGCTGCATAAAAATACAGCAGAAATCTGCCTGGTCATTTCCGGCAGGATCAGGGTAAGTCTCTTGGATGCTGTCCATGATTTAGGGCCGGGTGAGGCCGTGAGGTTTAAAGCCCTGCAAGGCCATGAACTTGATATCATATCTGATTCATCATTTCTTTTGATACATATTAATCCGGCCTGA
- a CDS encoding TonB-dependent receptor plug domain-containing protein: MLSVLFLVLLGSGITLAGETPGKEDITQLGPITVTAERNQAQGTEVVDTDTIQSPRVSGNLIDSLGTLPGVQLKRSGTFGTGTGLRLRGFDETRLIILKDGVNINRDGSYGNGAVDWSSFGLESAEQIQIYRGSCPARYGNTLGGVIDIKGIAPSPSPAGKVSLSYGSLGTLSAGASHSGKNGALGWAVSAGHFETDGYLINNFSDRDSGSAQLTFDIFKGWTLGAGAEISQTENGNPVYNRPNSPFYDSSYPEADERELRGPGISSRLLDGPLAWGKES, translated from the coding sequence ATGCTGTCTGTTCTTTTCCTGGTGCTGCTAGGATCCGGCATCACCCTGGCCGGAGAAACCCCTGGCAAGGAAGATATCACCCAATTGGGCCCCATAACGGTCACGGCGGAAAGAAACCAGGCCCAGGGCACGGAGGTGGTTGACACGGATACAATCCAGTCTCCCCGGGTCAGCGGGAACCTGATCGACAGTCTGGGCACCCTGCCAGGGGTCCAGCTCAAGCGCTCCGGCACCTTTGGTACGGGAACCGGCCTGAGATTAAGAGGGTTTGACGAAACCCGTTTGATCATATTAAAGGACGGGGTTAACATAAACCGGGACGGCTCCTATGGAAACGGGGCGGTGGACTGGAGCAGCTTTGGTTTGGAATCTGCCGAACAGATCCAGATATACCGGGGCAGCTGTCCGGCCAGGTACGGCAATACCCTGGGCGGGGTAATTGATATCAAAGGCATTGCGCCGAGTCCATCGCCCGCCGGTAAGGTCAGCCTCTCCTACGGCAGCCTGGGGACCCTGTCGGCAGGGGCATCCCATTCCGGTAAAAACGGTGCCCTGGGCTGGGCCGTCTCTGCCGGTCACTTTGAAACCGACGGCTACCTGATCAACAATTTCTCAGACAGGGATTCGGGATCAGCACAGCTGACCTTTGATATTTTCAAAGGATGGACCCTGGGCGCTGGGGCTGAAATCTCCCAAACGGAAAACGGGAACCCGGTATACAACCGTCCGAACAGCCCCTTTTACGATTCTTCTTACCCCGAGGCTGATGAGCGGGAGCTGCGGGGACCCGGCATCAGTTCCCGCCTGCTTGACGGTCCCCTGGCCTGGGGAAAAGAAAGTTAG
- a CDS encoding IS6 family transposase: MKNENPFKWRHYEKEIILLNVRWYLRYQLSYRNLEEMMQERGLSVDHSTIYRWVQRYAPEMEKRSRKYLRQSNDSYRIDETYIKVRGKMKYLYRAVDSRGNTIDFLLRSRRNMESAKRFFKKMLRASNSSRPRVLSVDGNPAYPPAVKALKEKKLLNKDCILRQNKYLNNIIEQDHRFIKKLVRAGMGFKTFHSAWRTLKGYEIMNMIRKGQVKNIRKG, encoded by the coding sequence ATGAAAAATGAAAACCCTTTCAAGTGGCGTCATTATGAAAAAGAAATCATCCTGTTGAATGTTCGCTGGTATCTGAGATATCAACTGAGTTACAGGAATCTGGAAGAGATGATGCAAGAACGGGGCTTGTCTGTGGATCACAGTACCATTTACCGATGGGTTCAGCGCTATGCTCCTGAAATGGAAAAGCGAAGCAGGAAGTATCTGCGGCAATCAAATGATTCTTACCGTATTGATGAAACATATATCAAGGTGCGGGGGAAAATGAAGTATCTTTACCGAGCGGTCGATTCCCGTGGAAATACCATCGATTTTCTTCTTCGCAGCAGACGTAATATGGAATCTGCCAAACGATTTTTTAAAAAGATGCTGCGAGCTTCCAATAGCTCCAGACCTCGGGTTCTGAGTGTTGACGGAAATCCTGCATATCCTCCGGCAGTAAAGGCTTTGAAAGAAAAAAAGCTTCTGAATAAGGACTGTATCCTAAGACAGAATAAATATCTGAACAATATTATTGAGCAAGACCACCGGTTTATCAAAAAGCTTGTCAGAGCTGGTATGGGGTTCAAGACATTTCATTCTGCCTGGCGGACACTAAAAGGCTATGAAATTATGAACATGATCAGAAAAGGACAAGTTAAAAATATCAGGAAGGGATAA
- a CDS encoding cation:proton antiporter: MDIWLFLMELVLLLGAAFIFGSLALKFKQSPILGYIFAGVAAGPFIGNADMVGQMAELGVSLLLFSIGLEFSFGQVRRMGKTAFGGGAMQVGLTLILGAVVMSFFFNIQTALAMGAVLTLSSTTIVLRVLVARAQMESIQGRTSLGILLFQDMAIVPLVLMIGFLASPGTGDGMVIHMVTLLASVAGLALALYLVLYHLVPRLLSSAHLFADRELTVLLAVSTGLGATWAAHKVGISPALGAFVAGMLLGESPFAPQIRADIGSLRTMMVTLFFASVGMFIKPVWFMAHLHYILPLALVIFAGKAGVIFGVTRLLGLNRRHALATGICLGQIGEFSFVLATAANQGGLMTVPAMDFIISVTIVLMMATPYMVDFALPLSDWLFSKSLGRSMPDSEVHESFGEPRVIVVGLGPAGRHVVRTLKSRGLMPVIVDVNPASQAFASRENAQIYLGDAANEEILSHAGLSRACMAVVTVPDSQIARKIIKTIRQLSPGISLVVRGRYNRHVKDLNAAGATLVVDEETLMGEELSRRIADYLTDEDCTLMACRLSGQQTPDPAGPES; encoded by the coding sequence ATGGATATTTGGCTTTTTCTCATGGAATTGGTTTTACTGCTGGGAGCTGCCTTTATATTCGGCAGCCTGGCCTTAAAATTCAAGCAAAGTCCGATTCTGGGGTATATCTTTGCCGGTGTGGCAGCAGGGCCTTTTATCGGGAATGCCGACATGGTGGGCCAAATGGCTGAGCTGGGTGTCTCTTTGCTCCTGTTTTCCATTGGCCTGGAGTTCTCCTTTGGCCAGGTTCGGCGCATGGGGAAAACCGCCTTTGGCGGTGGTGCCATGCAGGTGGGGCTTACCCTGATCCTGGGTGCTGTTGTCATGTCTTTTTTTTTCAATATTCAAACCGCCCTGGCCATGGGGGCGGTTTTGACCCTAAGCTCGACTACCATTGTGCTCCGGGTGCTGGTGGCTCGGGCGCAAATGGAATCCATCCAGGGCAGGACCAGTTTAGGTATTCTTTTGTTCCAGGATATGGCCATTGTGCCCCTGGTATTGATGATCGGTTTTTTAGCTTCCCCCGGCACAGGGGATGGCATGGTCATACATATGGTTACGCTTCTGGCTTCCGTGGCAGGACTGGCCCTGGCATTGTATCTTGTTCTCTATCATCTGGTCCCGCGGCTCTTATCCTCGGCCCATTTGTTTGCAGACAGGGAACTGACCGTGCTTTTGGCTGTGTCCACAGGTCTGGGCGCGACCTGGGCTGCGCATAAAGTGGGCATTTCCCCTGCGCTCGGGGCGTTTGTGGCGGGAATGCTGTTGGGAGAATCCCCTTTTGCCCCCCAAATCAGGGCAGATATCGGGTCTTTGAGAACCATGATGGTCACCTTGTTTTTTGCCTCTGTGGGCATGTTTATCAAGCCGGTTTGGTTTATGGCGCATCTTCATTATATCCTGCCTTTGGCCCTGGTGATATTTGCAGGCAAGGCAGGGGTGATTTTCGGGGTGACCCGGCTTTTGGGACTGAACCGCCGCCATGCCCTGGCAACAGGGATCTGTCTGGGCCAGATAGGAGAATTCTCCTTTGTCCTGGCCACGGCGGCAAACCAGGGGGGGCTGATGACAGTCCCGGCCATGGATTTTATTATCTCTGTGACCATTGTGCTGATGATGGCCACCCCTTATATGGTGGATTTTGCCCTTCCCTTGAGTGACTGGCTATTTTCAAAGTCTTTGGGGAGATCAATGCCTGATTCCGAAGTCCACGAATCCTTTGGCGAACCACGGGTGATTGTGGTGGGATTGGGCCCGGCCGGCCGCCATGTGGTCAGAACCTTGAAATCCAGGGGTCTTATGCCTGTGATTGTTGATGTAAATCCTGCCAGTCAAGCCTTTGCCTCCCGGGAAAATGCCCAAATTTACCTGGGGGATGCGGCAAATGAAGAGATCTTAAGCCATGCCGGTCTGTCCCGTGCCTGTATGGCTGTGGTTACGGTGCCGGATTCTCAGATTGCCCGGAAAATTATAAAAACCATTCGTCAATTGTCCCCTGGCATCTCTCTTGTGGTCAGGGGGCGCTACAACCGGCATGTTAAGGATCTAAACGCTGCCGGTGCCACCCTGGTGGTGGACGAGGAAACCCTTATGGGTGAGGAACTGAGCCGGCGAATTGCCGATTACCTGACAGATGAAGACTGCACGCTCATGGCCTGCCGCCTCAGTGGGCAGCAGACCCCGGACCCCGCAGGTCCTGAATCATGA